One Rubripirellula reticaptiva genomic region harbors:
- a CDS encoding CCA tRNA nucleotidyltransferase, translating into MLIRVLLAEADYRDNRTHAIHSPSEANQIANVSRKFFHGPESQEAIRIITTLRQAGFVALLAGGCVRDAMLGKQPKDYDVATDATPDAVRDVFGKKSTLAFGASFGVIGVLPQRDTKASTASSTESTIQPTEVATFRSDGEYSDGRRPDSVHFGDAKQDALRRDFTINGLFYDPHTDEVIDYVGGEADLQAERLRTIGNPADRFGEDKLRMLRAVRFATTLGFAIDPSTRDAIESFASQMNVVSGERIGAEMRRVFTSPSVVQGLRHLIDCKLDETVLPEISAVNLDQLAAKTNKLSNRSFAIVMACFLLQTDAPEQALAAIADRWKLSNEEVRQITAAILHYPVIGGADRLAWSVVQPILIDRDAETIIEVAEANSKSSDEAGIAIARRAMAMPRKELDPPPFLNGKDLKDLGIPAGPLYKSILQSIRDAQLDGKIHSRGEAITQAQQLSNSL; encoded by the coding sequence TTGCTCATACGTGTGCTTTTAGCGGAAGCCGACTACCGCGACAATCGCACCCACGCCATCCACTCCCCATCCGAGGCCAATCAGATCGCAAACGTTAGTCGAAAATTCTTCCACGGCCCCGAGTCTCAGGAAGCGATTCGAATCATCACGACTCTGCGGCAAGCCGGCTTCGTTGCCCTGCTTGCGGGCGGCTGCGTTCGCGATGCCATGCTAGGCAAACAACCGAAAGACTACGACGTCGCCACCGACGCCACCCCCGATGCAGTTCGAGACGTATTCGGAAAAAAGAGTACGCTGGCGTTCGGCGCGTCCTTCGGCGTGATCGGCGTGCTGCCACAGCGAGACACGAAAGCTAGCACCGCAAGTTCGACTGAATCCACGATCCAGCCAACCGAGGTTGCAACTTTTCGAAGCGACGGCGAATACAGCGACGGACGTCGCCCCGATTCGGTGCACTTCGGCGACGCGAAGCAAGACGCTCTGCGGCGCGACTTTACGATCAACGGGCTGTTCTACGATCCGCACACCGACGAAGTAATCGACTATGTCGGTGGCGAAGCCGACCTACAAGCAGAACGTTTACGGACGATCGGCAATCCCGCCGATCGGTTCGGCGAAGACAAGCTGAGGATGTTGCGAGCGGTACGTTTCGCGACGACGCTCGGGTTTGCAATCGATCCGTCCACTCGTGACGCGATCGAATCGTTCGCTAGCCAGATGAATGTTGTCAGCGGAGAACGAATCGGTGCGGAAATGCGCCGCGTTTTCACATCGCCGTCGGTGGTCCAGGGACTGCGTCATTTGATCGACTGCAAACTGGATGAAACGGTGTTGCCTGAAATTTCCGCCGTCAATCTAGACCAGCTTGCCGCCAAGACAAACAAATTGAGCAACCGCTCGTTTGCGATCGTGATGGCATGCTTTCTGCTGCAAACCGATGCACCCGAGCAAGCGTTAGCGGCGATCGCAGATCGCTGGAAACTCTCAAACGAGGAAGTGCGTCAGATCACGGCGGCAATCCTGCACTACCCCGTGATTGGCGGTGCGGACCGGTTGGCTTGGTCGGTCGTGCAGCCGATCCTGATCGATCGTGATGCCGAAACGATCATCGAAGTGGCCGAAGCGAATTCGAAATCCAGCGACGAAGCCGGCATCGCGATCGCTCGGCGTGCGATGGCGATGCCACGGAAGGAACTCGATCCGCCACCATTTTTGAACGGCAAAGACTTAAAAGATCTCGGCATCCCGGCCGGCCCGCTTTACAAGTCGATCCTGCAATCGATCCGCGACGCTCAACTTGATGGAAAGATCCACTCACGCGGCGAAGCCATTACCCAAGCCCAGCAGCTATCAAACTCGTTATGA
- a CDS encoding NUDIX hydrolase: MSNVPPKSVSSERVPRGNFENKRGVVGVIFREERLLIIRRALTVTAPGKLCLPGGTVEKGEEEHETLVREMQEELTIDVEPVRLCWRSVTPWGTRLAWWLARLDHAITPIPFEEEVSEYFWMTPAELRGAKGVLPSLPAFISAWERGEIDLKH, translated from the coding sequence ATGAGCAACGTACCACCAAAATCTGTTTCGTCCGAACGAGTACCGCGAGGCAACTTCGAAAACAAACGAGGTGTCGTGGGTGTGATTTTTCGCGAAGAACGACTGTTGATCATTCGCCGCGCGTTGACGGTGACCGCGCCTGGCAAGTTGTGTCTGCCCGGCGGTACGGTTGAAAAAGGTGAGGAAGAACATGAAACGTTGGTTCGCGAAATGCAGGAAGAACTGACGATCGATGTTGAACCGGTCCGACTGTGCTGGCGAAGTGTAACGCCGTGGGGGACAAGGTTGGCATGGTGGCTGGCTCGCTTGGACCACGCGATCACACCGATCCCATTCGAAGAGGAAGTCAGCGAGTACTTTTGGATGACGCCGGCTGAACTGCGCGGGGCAAAGGGAGTCTTGCCAAGCTTGCCCGCCTTCATTTCCGCGTGGGAGCGTGGCGAGATCGATCTGAAGCATTAG
- the rnpA gene encoding ribonuclease P protein component, whose translation MRYTFGKHQRVKRASEFTLALKKGSCAADGVLVLFAIASSPDARARMGVTIPKRTGNAVVRNRWKRLIRESFRLQQQVLPTGYDFIVRPKKDAQPTWAEIRKSIPKLAAKAVKRMS comes from the coding sequence ATGCGATACACCTTCGGCAAACATCAACGAGTCAAACGCGCCAGTGAGTTTACTCTCGCGTTAAAGAAGGGCTCGTGCGCAGCCGACGGAGTCCTGGTGTTGTTCGCGATCGCGTCGTCGCCGGATGCTAGGGCGCGAATGGGCGTCACCATTCCTAAACGGACCGGCAACGCGGTCGTACGTAATCGTTGGAAACGACTGATCCGCGAATCGTTTCGATTGCAGCAACAAGTATTGCCGACCGGATACGACTTCATCGTGCGTCCCAAAAAAGACGCCCAACCGACTTGGGCTGAAATCCGCAAGTCGATTCCCAAATTAGCGGCCAAAGCCGTCAAGCGAATGAGTTGA
- a CDS encoding succinylglutamate desuccinylase/aspartoacylase family protein: MTETPNIAHWFGADLAPGESANTELQVTESYSGRNISIPIRVCRGLTDGPTVFVTAALHGDELNGTGAIRMLIDNDDWKLQSGTVLMIPVLNPLGFEQHSRYLPDRRDLNRCFPGTVSGSMASRLAKVIFDSVITQCDFGIDLHTAAVRRTNFPNVRANLEHPDCLRLATAFGCGILLHGNGPKGSLRLEATKAGCPTIVVEGGEVWKVESSVAECMTRGILNVFKELGMMDGEQDLPDSQVTLRETKWLRAERGGFMSLHVAPGDSVEKGQAIATNSSLLGEEKGRLVTPFSGIVIGMTTLPAVQPGEPVVQIGRLADPKSARRHAKQVAGDDVQRTAHEHLATNIHVTEPSEEEPNKQEPPAK; the protein is encoded by the coding sequence ATGACAGAAACTCCCAACATTGCTCATTGGTTCGGCGCCGACCTTGCACCGGGCGAATCGGCCAACACGGAACTGCAAGTCACCGAAAGCTACAGCGGCCGGAACATTTCAATCCCGATTCGCGTTTGCCGTGGCCTGACTGACGGGCCAACGGTCTTCGTAACCGCCGCGCTTCATGGCGACGAACTAAACGGAACCGGCGCCATCCGCATGCTGATCGACAATGACGATTGGAAACTGCAGTCAGGCACTGTTCTGATGATCCCGGTGCTGAATCCTTTGGGATTCGAACAGCACTCGCGTTACCTACCTGATCGACGCGACCTGAACCGCTGTTTTCCTGGCACGGTCAGCGGCAGCATGGCATCACGATTAGCGAAAGTGATCTTCGATTCGGTCATCACCCAGTGCGATTTCGGGATCGACTTGCACACCGCAGCAGTCCGGCGGACGAATTTTCCGAACGTGCGAGCGAACTTAGAACATCCTGATTGCTTGCGGCTGGCGACTGCGTTTGGATGTGGGATCTTGCTGCACGGTAACGGCCCCAAAGGATCATTGCGGTTGGAAGCGACTAAAGCGGGATGTCCGACGATCGTGGTCGAAGGTGGCGAAGTTTGGAAAGTCGAGTCGTCAGTTGCCGAGTGCATGACTCGCGGAATCCTAAATGTCTTCAAAGAGCTTGGCATGATGGACGGCGAACAGGACTTGCCCGATTCACAAGTCACTCTGCGGGAAACCAAGTGGCTGCGTGCCGAACGGGGCGGGTTCATGTCGCTGCACGTGGCGCCGGGCGACAGCGTCGAAAAAGGGCAAGCGATCGCAACCAACAGCAGCTTGTTGGGTGAAGAAAAAGGTCGCTTGGTCACACCGTTTTCGGGAATCGTGATTGGCATGACGACTCTGCCCGCGGTCCAGCCTGGCGAACCGGTCGTCCAGATCGGGCGTCTTGCCGACCCTAAATCCGCACGGCGTCACGCCAAGCAAGTCGCCGGCGACGACGTGCAACGCACCGCCCACGAACATCTAGCCACCAACATCCATGTGACCGAACCGAGCGAAGAAGAACCAAACAAGCAGGAACCACCGGCGAAATAG
- the der gene encoding ribosome biogenesis GTPase Der: protein MAVPQVAIVGRPNVGKSSLFNWLARRRLAIVDDHAGVTRDRMVTLIEHEDRFFELIDTGGIGIVDDDDLTDDVSRQIELAINSADVIVIVVDVQSGIMPLDESVAERLRGIERPVILVCNKADQPHQDIQAEEFHKLGRGHMVQVSTTQNRNREQLLDLIVDRLPDANEEVHAETQMKVTIVGRRNVGKSTFVNTLAESDRMIVSEVPGTTRDSVDVRFEMDGQTFMAIDTPGLRKRKSQRTDLEYYGMHRAQRSVRRADVVLMFFDASETVSKVDKQLIGYVMENHKPCVFVINKWDKLHNTVPTDRWVRYLRAQFPTLAYAPIAFITGQTGKNVKALLNHSTMLYKQSCERVSTGQLNRVVRAAVEAHIPPLHQGRRPKVYFATQVATQPPTIVLVVNDPKSIGNDYQRYLLGVFRDHLPFGEVPIKMYLHKRHRNEEDPTEIK, encoded by the coding sequence ATGGCAGTCCCCCAAGTCGCGATCGTTGGCCGCCCCAATGTCGGTAAAAGCAGCCTGTTCAATTGGCTGGCACGCCGCCGCTTGGCCATCGTCGATGACCATGCTGGCGTGACTCGCGACCGAATGGTGACGCTGATCGAGCATGAAGATCGCTTTTTCGAACTGATCGACACCGGCGGAATCGGGATCGTCGACGATGACGATTTGACCGATGACGTTAGTCGCCAAATCGAGCTCGCGATTAATTCGGCTGATGTCATCGTGATCGTCGTTGACGTGCAAAGCGGCATCATGCCGCTGGACGAAAGCGTGGCCGAGCGACTGCGTGGGATCGAGCGACCGGTGATCTTGGTCTGCAACAAGGCGGACCAACCGCACCAAGACATCCAGGCTGAAGAGTTCCACAAGCTGGGCCGCGGCCACATGGTCCAGGTCAGCACGACCCAAAACCGAAACCGTGAACAGTTGCTGGATCTGATCGTTGATCGTCTGCCCGACGCAAACGAAGAAGTTCACGCCGAAACGCAAATGAAGGTCACGATCGTTGGCCGCCGAAACGTTGGTAAAAGCACCTTCGTCAACACGCTGGCAGAATCCGATCGCATGATCGTCAGCGAAGTGCCAGGCACCACTCGCGACAGTGTCGACGTGCGTTTTGAAATGGACGGCCAAACGTTCATGGCGATCGACACACCGGGACTGCGCAAACGCAAGAGCCAGCGAACGGACCTGGAATACTATGGAATGCACCGGGCGCAGCGCAGTGTGCGCCGAGCCGACGTGGTGCTGATGTTTTTCGATGCCTCGGAAACGGTCAGCAAAGTGGACAAGCAGTTGATCGGTTACGTGATGGAAAATCACAAGCCATGCGTGTTCGTGATCAACAAGTGGGACAAACTGCACAACACCGTTCCCACCGATCGCTGGGTGCGTTATCTGCGTGCCCAATTCCCAACGCTCGCCTATGCACCGATTGCGTTCATCACCGGTCAAACGGGCAAGAACGTGAAGGCGCTGCTGAACCACTCGACGATGCTTTACAAGCAATCGTGCGAGCGGGTTTCGACAGGTCAGCTTAACCGTGTGGTCCGTGCGGCTGTCGAAGCCCACATTCCGCCATTGCATCAAGGCCGACGTCCGAAGGTTTACTTTGCAACTCAGGTTGCGACCCAACCGCCAACAATCGTGTTGGTCGTGAACGACCCAAAGTCGATCGGCAATGATTACCAACGGTATCTGTTAGGCGTGTTTCGCGATCACCTGCCGTTTGGCGAAGTGCCGATCAAGATGTACCTGCACAAACGCCATCGCAACGAAGAAGACCCAACCGAAATCAAGTAG
- a CDS encoding 5-formyltetrahydrofolate cyclo-ligase codes for MSADSLSERKNEIRKAAHAARKEQVDKEEVSQRITDRVMAMPEYQSAKCVMWYVDVRDEARTRHALPAAVASDKKIVIPYCVDGELELFLLESMDELEVGMYKILEPREDLRGVAAKNVDVKDLDLVLVPGVAFDAVGGRTGHGKGYYDKLLENARLETPLVSLAFECQMFDEIPMQDHDIYMDKVVTEEKVYDGKGRK; via the coding sequence ATGTCTGCTGATTCACTGTCGGAACGTAAAAACGAAATCCGCAAAGCGGCCCACGCTGCTCGAAAGGAGCAGGTGGATAAGGAAGAGGTTAGCCAGCGGATCACAGACCGTGTGATGGCGATGCCTGAATATCAATCGGCCAAGTGTGTGATGTGGTATGTCGACGTTCGCGACGAAGCCCGCACACGACACGCGCTTCCGGCCGCAGTGGCGAGTGACAAGAAGATCGTGATCCCGTACTGCGTCGACGGTGAATTGGAACTCTTCTTGCTCGAGTCGATGGATGAACTCGAAGTCGGCATGTACAAGATTCTGGAACCTCGCGAAGACTTGCGCGGCGTCGCAGCCAAGAACGTTGACGTTAAGGATCTTGACTTGGTCTTGGTGCCGGGCGTCGCCTTTGACGCCGTTGGTGGTCGAACGGGGCACGGCAAAGGCTATTACGATAAGCTGCTTGAAAACGCTCGCTTGGAAACGCCGCTCGTCTCGCTCGCCTTCGAATGTCAAATGTTCGACGAGATCCCGATGCAGGACCACGATATCTATATGGACAAAGTCGTGACGGAAGAAAAAGTCTACGACGGTAAGGGGCGCAAGTAG
- a CDS encoding DegT/DnrJ/EryC1/StrS family aminotransferase, whose amino-acid sequence MANPANNVPLMDVNRDNLPLREEFIEALTDVVDSGRFLFGPDVVELESEVAAYSQVDNAIGCASGSDALLLAMMALNIGPGDEVIVPSFTFFASVSCITRLGATPVFVDIRPDTFNIDAEKIEAAITPRTKAIIAVHLFGQCAEIDRICQIACAHDVVVVEDAAQAIGAAYHSRPAGSWGLIGCFSFYPTKNLGGMGDGGMMTSLDPATADRLRLFAGHGMRPRYFHKVVGINSRLDTFQAAVLRVKLRHLPEAVEARQTIASRYKRWLTEAGVVGDDTMVLPYEDPNAFHVWNQYAVRIPGGRRDALRAHLSEQNVGSEIYYPIPVHKQECYRDKKYSDASLPETNKACAEIMNLPIFPGLTESEQRQVVDTVAKFYSASNRMVA is encoded by the coding sequence ATGGCCAATCCCGCAAATAACGTCCCGTTGATGGACGTCAATCGTGACAATCTTCCCCTGCGTGAAGAATTCATCGAGGCCCTGACCGATGTCGTCGACAGCGGTCGTTTTCTGTTCGGCCCAGATGTGGTTGAACTCGAAAGCGAAGTCGCGGCCTACAGCCAAGTCGACAACGCGATCGGCTGTGCGTCGGGCAGCGACGCGCTGCTGCTGGCAATGATGGCGTTGAACATTGGGCCTGGGGACGAAGTGATCGTGCCCAGCTTTACGTTCTTTGCATCAGTTAGCTGCATCACACGACTGGGTGCGACGCCCGTCTTTGTCGACATTCGACCCGACACGTTTAACATCGACGCCGAAAAGATCGAAGCCGCGATCACTCCGCGAACCAAAGCGATCATTGCCGTCCACCTGTTTGGCCAATGCGCTGAAATCGACCGCATCTGCCAAATCGCCTGCGCTCACGATGTCGTCGTCGTCGAAGACGCAGCACAAGCCATCGGCGCCGCCTATCATTCACGCCCAGCGGGCAGTTGGGGACTGATCGGTTGCTTCAGCTTCTATCCCACGAAAAACTTGGGCGGCATGGGTGACGGCGGCATGATGACGTCGCTCGACCCTGCAACTGCCGACCGCCTGCGTTTGTTTGCCGGTCACGGAATGCGACCGCGATACTTCCACAAAGTGGTCGGGATCAACAGCCGACTGGACACGTTCCAAGCCGCCGTGCTGCGAGTCAAACTGCGCCACTTGCCGGAAGCGGTCGAAGCACGACAAACCATTGCGTCGCGCTACAAGCGTTGGCTGACCGAGGCTGGTGTCGTCGGCGACGATACGATGGTGCTGCCTTACGAAGATCCAAACGCATTCCACGTTTGGAACCAGTACGCCGTTCGGATTCCTGGTGGACGCCGCGACGCACTGCGAGCTCACTTGTCCGAGCAAAATGTGGGCAGCGAGATCTATTACCCGATCCCTGTTCACAAGCAAGAATGCTATCGCGACAAGAAGTATTCCGATGCCTCGCTTCCTGAAACGAACAAAGCTTGTGCCGAAATCATGAACCTGCCGATCTTCCCCGGTTTAACCGAATCGGAACAACGGCAAGTTGTCGACACGGTGGCGAAGTTCTATTCGGCTAGCAATCGGATGGTTGCGTAA
- a CDS encoding rhamnulokinase, translating to MSSTKSASSAPTPSSQHVAHLAVDLGASSGRVIAGVVVDGKLTLDAIHRFANEPVRVHDSLQWDVLGLWREIQTGLRMASAKYVNIESVGVDSWGVDYVLIDKVGQFAGSCFNHRDRRTRGMLEKAFEIVPRSEIFDATGVQFLEINTAYQLLAAKLAGDPGLEAADQFLLIGDFFHWLLSGVHSNEITNVSTTQLSNPRNGQWSRDLIARLGLPSSLFKETTSPGTNLGPVQPSVASFTGLDGVSVVLPATHDTASAVLAVPADDFAPAKPSWCYISSGTWSLMGCELPEPMITDKCAELNFTNESGVGGSTRLLKNICGLWIFQQIRQSMLRRGKEVSWDTMVTEAKQAPAFGLLINPDAMDFVAPDDMVDALTGFAESTGQAKPASDGVYYRAALEGLALRYRVCLGMLESMLGHPIETIHIVGGGSVNALLCQMTADACNRTVVAGPVEATAIGNVLMQMVGLGKLKSIDDARSLVRASFEPTTYQPQNTDAWTAAAEKFESL from the coding sequence ATGTCATCGACGAAATCTGCATCTTCTGCCCCAACGCCCAGCTCGCAGCATGTCGCCCACTTGGCCGTCGACCTAGGGGCCAGTAGTGGTCGGGTTATCGCTGGCGTCGTCGTGGACGGCAAGCTGACCCTTGATGCGATCCACCGTTTTGCCAACGAACCGGTCCGTGTTCACGACTCGCTGCAATGGGATGTATTGGGGCTGTGGCGCGAGATCCAAACCGGGTTGCGAATGGCGTCGGCCAAGTACGTCAACATCGAATCGGTCGGCGTTGATAGCTGGGGCGTCGATTATGTCTTGATCGACAAAGTCGGCCAATTCGCTGGCTCGTGTTTCAATCACCGCGATCGACGGACTCGCGGCATGCTGGAAAAAGCCTTCGAAATTGTGCCTCGGTCCGAGATTTTTGACGCTACCGGGGTGCAATTTCTGGAAATCAACACTGCCTACCAATTGCTAGCAGCCAAGTTGGCGGGGGATCCAGGGCTGGAAGCGGCGGATCAGTTCTTGTTGATCGGCGACTTTTTTCACTGGCTGCTATCTGGCGTCCACAGCAACGAAATCACGAACGTTTCCACGACCCAGCTTTCCAACCCGCGAAACGGCCAATGGAGTCGCGATTTGATCGCTCGGCTCGGTTTGCCTTCGTCCCTGTTCAAGGAAACGACGTCACCGGGGACCAACTTGGGCCCCGTTCAGCCGTCGGTCGCGTCATTCACGGGGCTCGATGGTGTCTCGGTCGTCTTGCCAGCGACGCACGATACGGCATCAGCCGTGTTGGCGGTGCCGGCGGACGACTTTGCGCCGGCCAAACCGTCTTGGTGTTACATCAGCAGCGGGACTTGGTCGTTGATGGGGTGCGAGTTGCCCGAGCCCATGATCACAGACAAGTGCGCCGAGCTGAACTTCACGAACGAATCTGGCGTCGGCGGCAGCACACGATTGCTAAAAAATATTTGCGGTCTGTGGATCTTCCAACAGATCCGTCAGTCCATGCTACGTCGTGGCAAGGAAGTGTCTTGGGATACGATGGTGACCGAAGCCAAACAGGCTCCTGCGTTCGGATTGTTGATCAATCCCGATGCAATGGACTTTGTCGCGCCCGACGACATGGTTGATGCCTTGACCGGATTTGCTGAATCGACCGGCCAAGCGAAACCGGCTTCTGACGGCGTGTACTATCGCGCCGCACTGGAAGGGCTAGCCCTGCGCTACCGAGTTTGTCTGGGAATGCTGGAATCGATGCTAGGCCATCCGATCGAAACGATTCACATCGTTGGTGGAGGTTCCGTCAACGCTTTGCTATGTCAGATGACGGCCGACGCCTGCAATCGGACGGTGGTTGCGGGACCGGTCGAAGCGACGGCAATCGGCAACGTGCTGATGCAAATGGTCGGGCTGGGCAAGCTGAAATCGATCGACGACGCTCGGTCGCTTGTTCGCGCAAGCTTTGAACCCACGACGTACCAACCGCAAAACACGGACGCATGGACGGCGGCGGCCGAGAAGTTCGAGTCGCTGTAG
- a CDS encoding uracil-DNA glycosylase → MAENDASTAGESLDAQEIYEQTAALAAHLARAGIRFLPNAQESEVEAWGAHFVAEADEMPEVSVAEVPVAAAPAAVAPPAAVASPARPVRRVESVPAFTSIEGPYPGESLSVAERKARLDDLALQVAGCTQCEVLSNCRTQTVFGEGSSTPRFVFFGEAPGAEEDRSGRPFADQAGQLLTKMIQACKFQREDAYLFNSIKCRPPGSRTPEPGEFQNCRTFYEQQLALLRPEYIVCLGAISAQELLKTKLSVGRLRGKLHTYLESKVVVTYHPSYLLRNPAAKKAAWDDLQMMMKDAGLM, encoded by the coding sequence ATGGCCGAAAACGATGCTTCCACCGCCGGCGAATCCCTTGACGCCCAAGAAATCTATGAGCAAACCGCTGCTTTAGCGGCTCATTTGGCACGCGCGGGCATCCGTTTTCTGCCCAATGCCCAGGAATCCGAAGTCGAAGCTTGGGGGGCTCATTTTGTCGCCGAAGCCGATGAAATGCCCGAAGTTTCGGTCGCCGAGGTCCCCGTGGCGGCAGCGCCAGCAGCAGTCGCCCCTCCGGCAGCCGTTGCTAGCCCGGCCCGGCCCGTTCGCCGTGTCGAGTCGGTGCCGGCGTTCACGTCGATCGAAGGTCCCTATCCGGGCGAGTCGTTGTCGGTGGCCGAGCGGAAGGCGCGGCTGGACGATTTGGCGCTTCAGGTGGCTGGTTGTACCCAGTGCGAGGTTTTGTCGAACTGTCGCACTCAGACTGTCTTTGGCGAAGGCAGCTCCACCCCGCGTTTCGTGTTCTTTGGCGAGGCTCCCGGTGCCGAAGAAGACCGCAGCGGTCGGCCGTTCGCGGATCAGGCGGGCCAACTGCTGACCAAGATGATCCAGGCATGCAAGTTCCAGCGCGAAGACGCGTATCTGTTCAATAGCATCAAATGCCGGCCGCCAGGCAGTCGCACGCCGGAACCTGGCGAGTTTCAAAATTGCCGTACGTTTTACGAGCAACAGTTGGCTTTGTTGCGGCCCGAATACATCGTTTGTCTCGGTGCCATCAGTGCCCAGGAACTGTTGAAGACAAAATTGTCGGTCGGCCGTCTTCGTGGCAAGTTGCACACGTATTTGGAAAGCAAGGTCGTGGTCACGTATCACCCCAGCTATCTGTTGCGTAATCCAGCGGCCAAGAAAGCCGCCTGGGACGACCTGCAGATGATGATGAAGGACGCCGGCCTGATGTAG
- a CDS encoding formylmethanofuran--tetrahydromethanopterin N-formyltransferase has translation MIDLKDLVEDTYAEGFRSIYGEVLITARDERWLRHCVNAVTGHASSTILCDCEAGVSRWLDASETPDGRVGAAVQFHVPRFVKNREKHLEKVMLARLSQNVLTCPTTALFNQLHTEDYFKLGRKIALFGDRHQFRDTRHGEPGWVIPTLGGEFFLSRRFGFRDGVMGGNLWFFGPDEATALDAAEAASVAAEATPDVITTFPGGVASSGSKAGSSYDFLIAATYAEFCPTLKDKLGDKSKVPDGVKSIMEIIVNGRDLEALQNATRNAIHAAAKTPGLMRISAGNYNGRLGKTFVHLHELIG, from the coding sequence ATGATTGATTTGAAAGACTTAGTCGAAGACACCTACGCTGAGGGATTTCGCAGCATCTATGGCGAAGTCCTGATCACGGCGCGTGACGAGCGTTGGCTTCGCCACTGCGTCAATGCGGTCACCGGGCATGCGTCCAGCACGATCCTGTGTGACTGCGAAGCCGGTGTGTCACGATGGCTCGACGCCAGCGAAACGCCCGATGGCCGAGTCGGCGCTGCGGTGCAATTTCATGTGCCACGGTTCGTCAAGAATCGAGAAAAGCATCTCGAAAAAGTGATGTTGGCCCGACTGAGTCAGAACGTGCTGACGTGTCCGACCACGGCTCTGTTCAATCAACTTCATACCGAGGACTACTTTAAACTTGGCCGGAAAATCGCCCTGTTCGGCGACCGTCACCAGTTTCGCGATACACGGCATGGCGAGCCGGGGTGGGTGATTCCAACGCTCGGTGGCGAGTTCTTTTTGTCGCGGCGTTTCGGTTTCCGCGACGGTGTGATGGGGGGCAACTTGTGGTTCTTTGGTCCGGATGAAGCGACGGCGCTAGATGCGGCCGAAGCCGCTTCGGTGGCCGCCGAAGCGACGCCCGATGTGATCACCACGTTTCCCGGCGGAGTCGCGTCGAGCGGATCCAAGGCGGGCAGTAGCTACGATTTTCTGATCGCGGCAACCTATGCGGAATTTTGCCCGACGCTAAAGGACAAGCTGGGTGACAAGTCGAAGGTACCGGATGGAGTGAAGTCCATCATGGAGATCATCGTCAACGGTCGCGATTTGGAGGCGCTACAAAACGCGACCCGAAACGCGATCCACGCTGCCGCCAAAACGCCCGGACTGATGCGAATCAGCGCCGGGAATTACAACGGCCGACTGGGTAAGACGTTCGTGCATTTGCACGAGCTGATTGGGTAA